Genomic segment of Halogeometricum sp. S3BR5-2:
ATCAAGGCCGGTATCGCGACGATTCCGGATATGGAAACCCTCCAGGAGTGCGTTGCCTACGAGAACGCCCACCAGAATCGGACGCAGATCCTGCGCCGGCTCAAGTGGAAGGCTGAAGAGCTGCGTGAGGACGAAGATTAAGCCCTATTCTTAACCAACAAGCTCCGCGTGAGTTCTCCTATTGTTGGTTAATCGGCTGTACCAGTACTGTTGGAGCCTTATGAGTTGGACGCTAACTCTGGTGTCAACCGAGAGGAGGAATGCCTAGTGGCCGGAAGAAGCCCGGATATCCCCCTGAAAGAGGGCTGTTCCAAACCGTTATTTAATACCCCGAGAACAACCCTTTATCTGGATAATGAATCCCCTCCTTCTAGGTCACGTCATAATTTTCGCACTATCTGCGATTGCCTGCGTGGCGACTATTCCACAAGCACGGAAGATACAGCATCCGGAGACACGTGAAGGACTGATCGTCTTCCTCGGTTCCGTTGCTCTGTGGTCTGGAGGGTACATTGGCTATCTTCTCGCACCGACGCGTGCCGGGAAACTCGCTTTCTATATATTTGGCTTCATCTTTGCGTTCGTCGCCGTTGGTGCCTGGCTCTACTTTTGTGCTGCATATACCGGTCGGCCACCTCGGCACGCCCCATTCCGAAACCTCATACTCGGGACGTTCCTCTTTTTCACCGCTCTCAAAGTCACGAATCCACTCCACAATCTCTACTTTACGACGGAATGGGTCACAGAACCATTCCCGCACCTCGTGATCCATCACGAACTGCTCTACTGGATCGTCTTGGGGCTATCATATGCCGCCATCGCTGTCGGATTCTTCGTACTGATGGAGCGGTTCCATCATACTGGCAGTGACAGCCGTCCGCTCGTTGTGCTCGTTGGACTCTCAGGCCTCCCAGCTGTTGCAACGATTATTGGTGGTCAAGTCGACTGGCTGCTCCCATTAATGTATGAGCCTCCTGGCGTCGCCCTCTTCGCTGTTGGAACGCTCTTCTTCTACAGACAGCGTTTTGAGGCAATTCGATTAACCGGAGAGTCAGATAAACCCGCAATCTTCCTCGACCAAGAAACCCGGATCCAGGATTATAATCAAGCGGCTCGCAAACTATTCCCAGCCCTTGAGGATTCCTTTGGCGAACCGCTTGAGGCTGTGAATACCGCACTCGCAGATCATCTCACCAAACAAGATATCCTAGCAGTTACGCAGGATGGTGAAACACGGTATTATGACGTGTCGAGCACGCCATTCTTAGCAGGAGAGGTGACGACCGGCCAATTAGTGACGGTTACCGACGTAACTGAACGCGAGTCGTATCGACAGCGACTCGAAGAGAAAACCGAACAACTCGAGGCCCTAAATCGCGTGGTTCGGCACGACATCCGGAACGATATGACCGTGATTCTCGGATGGGCCGAGATCCTCAAAGACCATATCGATGAAGATGGGGAAGACGCTCTGGACCGAGTGTTACAGAAGTCCCAGCACGTAATTCAGTTCACAGAGGTCGCACGTGAGTTCGTTGAATCACTCTCGGAAGAAGGAACAGCTGAATTAGAAGAAATCCAGCTTCAGCCACTTCTTGACGCTGAGCTCGCTGCAGTACGTGATTCGTTCTCGAACGCGCAGTTTCACGTATCGGGTGAACTCTGCGACGTATCGGTACAGGCAAACGAGATGCTTTCTTCGGTTTTCCGGAATATCCTCGAGAATGCGGTCCGACACAACGACAAGGAGACCCCTGAGATCACCGTCTCCTGTGAAGAGAGTTCAGAGACTGTCCAGTACCGGATTGCAGATAATGGACCTGGCATCCCTGACCAACAGAAAGAACAAATCTTCGGGAAAGGGGAGAAAGGATTGGACAGTCCAGGATCGGGGATTGGTCTATATCTCGTCCATCTACTAACTGACCAATTCGGTGGTGACGTGTGGGTCGAAGACAACAACCCAACGGGGTCAGTCTTCGTCGTCGAACTGCCTATTCATAAACCGTCGAACAAGGCGTCTTAGTACTGAATTTCAGTATAACCTAGTCGTCGGCCCTCGCTTCGAAAAAGTGGAGGTAGCTGCCATCCGCCTTCCGAGAATTGCCCATCGAGCCGCGGTTCCGATCAATATCTGGAATAGAGTGAGTGCAGACATTCATATACCGAGCCGGGACCAAACTGAGTGACTCAATCCTCTCAGAAATCATGGGTAAGAAGCTGTACTCAGACGATGAACTCCTCAATCGGCTCCAGAAGTTCGCTGAGGAACTCGGTCGTCCCCCGTCGCAGAGTGAGATGGACGATTCGGGGCCCCATGCTTCGAAG
This window contains:
- a CDS encoding ATP-binding protein translates to MNPLLLGHVIIFALSAIACVATIPQARKIQHPETREGLIVFLGSVALWSGGYIGYLLAPTRAGKLAFYIFGFIFAFVAVGAWLYFCAAYTGRPPRHAPFRNLILGTFLFFTALKVTNPLHNLYFTTEWVTEPFPHLVIHHELLYWIVLGLSYAAIAVGFFVLMERFHHTGSDSRPLVVLVGLSGLPAVATIIGGQVDWLLPLMYEPPGVALFAVGTLFFYRQRFEAIRLTGESDKPAIFLDQETRIQDYNQAARKLFPALEDSFGEPLEAVNTALADHLTKQDILAVTQDGETRYYDVSSTPFLAGEVTTGQLVTVTDVTERESYRQRLEEKTEQLEALNRVVRHDIRNDMTVILGWAEILKDHIDEDGEDALDRVLQKSQHVIQFTEVAREFVESLSEEGTAELEEIQLQPLLDAELAAVRDSFSNAQFHVSGELCDVSVQANEMLSSVFRNILENAVRHNDKETPEITVSCEESSETVQYRIADNGPGIPDQQKEQIFGKGEKGLDSPGSGIGLYLVHLLTDQFGGDVWVEDNNPTGSVFVVELPIHKPSNKAS